The uncultured Hyphomonas sp. genome includes a window with the following:
- the cobT gene encoding cobaltochelatase subunit CobT, protein MAKDTTPQELFKQALAVTTKAMSADRDVEVGFGNEAGADAERIVLRPPPVTLPAEVAARIRGEADAVALRKAHHDAGAHMKHRPQGDLPRQVYDAAETARIESLGANAMRGTADNLDAVLTHRCESGEFAMGTEEPEAVLAPAIEFLLRERLTGRALPEAANRVADVWREQVAEKTGDALDKLISQLHDQPRFARTVRDMIRDLTATDAPGEDAETSDDQQDSEMESEQQPDQGDQDMQSEEEMGASAEQMDAGDTDEMEGEETNVSVDQDMDMESDDTPDDEEDGTQPLRPNFRDGDDKDRFTYSVFTREHDEVAQAPDLCDAEELTRLRAYLDHQLQGLQGAVSKLANKLQRLLMAQQNRSWSFDLEEGVLDTARLTRVITDPTAPLSFKQEDDSEFRDTIVTLLLDNSGSMRGRPIMVAALCADILARTLERCNVKTEVLGFTTKAWKGGLSREDWVKAGKPSSPGRLNDVRHIVYKQADAPWRRARRNLGLMMREGLLKENIDGEALLWAHDRLLARTEQRKILMVISDGAPVDDSTLNVNVGNYLERHLRQVIEEIETRSPVELIAIGIGHDVTRYYKRAVTIVDAEQLGGAMTDQLASLFDENQPNPKAMAIPPLTERTVRPGAVSGATSGAPSYGKGKKVDIGRAVKTTSLQEVKGAKK, encoded by the coding sequence ATGGCCAAGGACACCACCCCCCAGGAACTCTTCAAGCAAGCGCTCGCCGTGACGACCAAGGCGATGAGCGCCGACCGGGACGTGGAAGTCGGCTTTGGCAATGAGGCAGGCGCCGATGCCGAACGGATCGTCCTGCGTCCGCCACCTGTCACGCTGCCGGCAGAGGTCGCGGCGCGGATCCGCGGCGAGGCTGATGCCGTGGCGCTGCGCAAGGCGCACCATGATGCGGGCGCTCATATGAAGCATCGTCCGCAGGGGGATCTGCCCCGGCAGGTCTATGATGCGGCTGAAACCGCCCGGATCGAAAGCCTCGGCGCAAACGCCATGCGCGGCACGGCGGACAATCTGGACGCTGTGCTGACGCATCGCTGCGAGTCCGGCGAGTTCGCCATGGGCACCGAAGAACCGGAGGCCGTCCTGGCCCCCGCCATCGAATTCCTGCTGCGCGAGCGCCTGACCGGCCGGGCTCTGCCGGAGGCGGCAAACCGTGTTGCCGATGTCTGGCGCGAGCAGGTGGCCGAGAAGACCGGCGACGCGCTCGACAAGCTGATCTCCCAGCTGCACGATCAGCCCCGATTTGCCCGCACCGTGCGCGACATGATCCGCGACCTGACGGCCACCGATGCGCCGGGCGAGGATGCTGAAACCAGCGACGACCAGCAGGACAGCGAAATGGAGTCCGAGCAGCAGCCGGACCAGGGCGATCAGGACATGCAGTCCGAGGAGGAGATGGGCGCCTCCGCCGAGCAGATGGACGCCGGCGACACGGATGAAATGGAAGGTGAGGAAACCAATGTCTCTGTCGATCAGGACATGGACATGGAATCCGACGACACGCCGGATGACGAGGAAGACGGCACCCAGCCGCTGCGCCCGAATTTCCGCGATGGCGACGACAAGGACCGGTTCACCTATTCGGTCTTCACGCGTGAGCATGACGAAGTCGCCCAGGCGCCTGACCTTTGCGACGCCGAAGAGCTGACACGCCTGCGCGCCTATCTGGATCACCAGCTGCAGGGCCTGCAAGGCGCGGTCTCGAAATTGGCGAACAAGCTGCAACGCCTGCTGATGGCACAGCAGAATCGGTCGTGGAGCTTCGATCTGGAAGAGGGCGTGCTGGACACCGCCCGCCTGACCCGCGTCATCACCGATCCGACCGCGCCGCTGTCGTTCAAGCAGGAAGACGATTCCGAATTCCGCGACACGATCGTGACGCTGCTGCTGGACAATTCCGGCTCCATGCGCGGGCGTCCGATCATGGTGGCGGCGCTGTGTGCGGACATTCTGGCCCGCACGCTGGAGCGCTGCAATGTGAAGACGGAAGTGCTGGGCTTCACCACCAAGGCGTGGAAAGGCGGCCTGTCGCGCGAGGACTGGGTGAAAGCGGGCAAGCCGTCTTCTCCGGGGCGCCTGAATGATGTGCGCCATATCGTCTACAAACAGGCCGACGCCCCCTGGCGCCGCGCGCGCCGGAATCTCGGCCTGATGATGCGCGAAGGCCTGCTGAAAGAGAATATCGACGGCGAAGCGCTGCTCTGGGCGCATGACCGTCTGCTGGCGCGGACCGAGCAGCGCAAGATCCTGATGGTGATTTCCGATGGTGCGCCGGTCGACGATTCCACCCTCAATGTGAATGTTGGCAATTATCTTGAGCGCCATTTGCGCCAGGTGATCGAAGAGATCGAAACGCGCAGCCCTGTGGAACTGATCGCTATCGGCATCGGCCACGATGTGACGCGCTATTACAAGCGCGCGGTCACCATTGTGGATGCGGAGCAACTCGGCGGTGCGATGACGGACCAGCTCGCCAGCCTGTTCGACGAGAACCAGCCGAACCCGAAGGCCATGGCCATTCCTCCGCTGACGGAACGCACCGTCCGCCCCGGCGCCGTCTCAGGCGCCACCAGCGGCGCGCCCTCCTATGGCAAAGGCAAAAAGGTCGACATCGGCCGCGCCGTGAAGACCACCTCTCTGCAGGAAGTGAAGGGCGCTAAGAAGTAG
- a CDS encoding dienelactone hydrolase family protein encodes MNTKVIELTSGDGFRFNALHVSAQGARKGGLVLVQEIFGVNSYMIEACKRFAAEGYEVLAPSMFDRQDKGFSTESHSPDAIAQGGGYARANGLDNAMADIAACIAELEAPVFITGFCYGGSMAYLAACQLDGLSAASGYYGSLVPGAKDQSPKCPTIVHFGQHDAHIPMDGVRAFEQARRDVPVYIYDAGHGFARRRSDDYDAHADELAFRRTLDLFNQAAADAGF; translated from the coding sequence ATGAACACCAAGGTCATCGAGCTGACGAGCGGTGACGGCTTCCGGTTCAATGCGCTGCATGTATCGGCACAGGGCGCACGCAAGGGCGGCCTCGTCTTGGTGCAGGAAATTTTCGGCGTGAACTCCTACATGATCGAAGCGTGCAAACGTTTCGCCGCCGAGGGCTATGAAGTGCTCGCGCCGTCCATGTTCGACCGGCAGGACAAAGGCTTCTCCACAGAGAGCCATTCGCCCGATGCCATCGCGCAGGGCGGCGGCTATGCCCGCGCCAACGGGCTCGATAATGCGATGGCGGACATTGCCGCCTGCATCGCCGAACTGGAGGCGCCGGTCTTCATCACCGGTTTCTGCTATGGCGGGTCGATGGCGTATCTCGCTGCCTGCCAGCTGGACGGACTTTCCGCTGCCAGCGGTTATTATGGCAGCCTCGTGCCCGGCGCGAAGGACCAGTCGCCGAAATGCCCGACCATCGTCCATTTCGGCCAGCATGATGCACACATCCCGATGGACGGCGTGCGCGCGTTCGAGCAGGCCCGGCGCGATGTGCCGGTCTATATCTATGACGCCGGCCACGGCTTTGCCCGTCGGCGTTCGGACGATTATGACGCCCATGCCGACGAACTCGCTTTCCGCCGCACGCTCGACCTGTTCAACCAGGCCGCGGCCGATGCCGGCTTCTAG
- the cobS gene encoding cobaltochelatase subunit CobS, whose translation MSDTTALDGMEPTEKINVRKVFGLDTDMVVHGFKTRTEYVPEIDDAYRFDPQTTLAILAGFEHNRRVMVQGYHGTGKSTHIEQVAARLNWPMIRVNLDSHVSRIDMVGKDAIVLKDGQQITEFREGILPWALQRPVAITFDEYDAGRPDVMFVIQRVLESSGKLTLLDQNRVIAPNPYFRLFSTTNTVGLGDTTGLYHGTQQLNQGQMDRWNIVTTLNYLEHDAEVEIVKSKATGVDDDTLAKMVTLADLTRNAFMSGDLSTVMSPRTVITWAENFAIFGNLGHAFRMTFLNKCDELERPLVAEMYQRCFAEELPESALMVKVA comes from the coding sequence TGGAGCCGACCGAGAAAATCAATGTCCGCAAGGTCTTCGGCCTCGATACGGACATGGTGGTGCATGGCTTCAAGACCCGCACCGAATATGTTCCGGAGATTGACGACGCCTACCGGTTCGACCCGCAGACGACGCTGGCGATCCTGGCAGGCTTCGAGCACAACCGCCGCGTCATGGTGCAGGGCTATCACGGCACCGGGAAATCCACCCACATCGAACAGGTGGCCGCGCGCCTCAACTGGCCGATGATCCGGGTCAACCTCGACAGCCATGTCAGCCGGATCGACATGGTCGGCAAGGACGCGATCGTCCTGAAAGACGGACAGCAGATCACAGAATTCCGTGAAGGTATCCTGCCATGGGCCCTTCAGCGCCCGGTGGCGATCACCTTCGACGAATACGATGCCGGCCGTCCGGACGTGATGTTCGTGATCCAGCGCGTTCTGGAAAGCTCGGGCAAGCTGACCCTGCTGGACCAGAACCGCGTGATCGCGCCGAACCCGTATTTCCGCCTGTTCTCGACCACCAACACGGTCGGCCTCGGCGATACGACGGGGCTTTACCATGGCACGCAACAGCTGAACCAGGGCCAGATGGACCGCTGGAACATCGTGACCACGCTGAACTATCTGGAGCATGATGCCGAAGTGGAGATCGTGAAGTCCAAGGCGACCGGCGTGGACGACGACACGCTGGCCAAGATGGTGACGCTGGCAGACCTGACGCGGAACGCCTTCATGTCCGGTGATCTCTCCACCGTGATGAGCCCGCGGACCGTGATCACCTGGGCAGAAAATTTCGCCATCTTCGGCAATCTCGGCCATGCCTTCCGCATGACCTTCCTCAACAAGTGCGACGAGCTGGAGCGGCCTCTGGTGGCCGAGATGTACCAGCGCTGCTTCGCCGAGGAACTGCCCGAAAGCGCCCTGATGGTGAAGGTGGCCTGA